The following are encoded in a window of Mycobacterium sp. ELW1 genomic DNA:
- a CDS encoding enoyl-CoA hydratase-related protein — MSDYQTLSFDQAGPIARIVLNRPEAANGMNDVMTAELAQVAARCDVPEIKAVVLTGAGRFFCAGGDLKAMAASPLGPGRFVKGIADDLHRAISTLARMDAVVITAVNGVAAGAGFSLAVAGDLVLAADTASFTMAYTKAGLSPDGSSSFFLPRIIGVRRTQELMLTNRTLKAAEAADWGLVTEVVPADDLEARAQVLAEEIASAAKGSGAAVKKLMLTTFGSGLEEQMELEGRLIAACADSADGREGIDAFLNKRAPEFG; from the coding sequence GTGAGCGACTACCAGACGTTGTCCTTCGATCAGGCCGGTCCCATCGCGCGGATCGTGCTGAACCGGCCCGAGGCCGCCAACGGCATGAACGACGTGATGACCGCCGAACTCGCGCAGGTCGCCGCCCGCTGCGACGTGCCCGAGATCAAGGCCGTCGTCCTCACCGGCGCCGGCCGGTTCTTCTGCGCCGGGGGAGACCTCAAGGCGATGGCGGCATCCCCGTTGGGTCCGGGCCGATTCGTCAAGGGCATCGCCGACGATCTGCACCGCGCGATCTCGACGCTGGCCCGGATGGATGCCGTGGTGATCACGGCGGTCAACGGGGTGGCCGCGGGTGCCGGGTTCAGCCTCGCGGTGGCGGGGGACCTGGTGCTGGCCGCCGACACCGCGTCGTTCACCATGGCCTACACCAAAGCCGGGCTCAGCCCCGACGGCAGCTCCTCCTTCTTCCTGCCGCGCATCATCGGCGTGCGCCGCACCCAGGAGCTCATGCTCACCAACCGGACGTTGAAGGCGGCCGAAGCCGCCGACTGGGGTCTGGTCACCGAGGTTGTCCCCGCTGATGATCTGGAGGCACGCGCTCAGGTGCTGGCCGAGGAGATCGCCTCTGCGGCAAAGGGTTCCGGTGCTGCGGTCAAGAAGCTGATGCTCACCACGTTCGGCAGTGGCCTCGAGGAGCAGATGGAACTGGAGGGCCGGCTGATCGCGGCGTGCGCTGACAGTGCCGATGGCCGCGAAGGTATCGACGCGTTCCTGAACAAGCGCGCGCCGGAGTTCGGCTAG
- a CDS encoding DUF1989 domain-containing protein translates to MTTASTDGARSHARSQASDASMRVPVLPDGVDGTRLRWAESVPAESYATRVLGRGTRLRLADPEGGACAHLMLFRADASWERLNVADTMKVPWQAYLGLRHPLLSDQGRVLATVVADSSGHHDLLCGLPAAGQPKMLLAAIKHGMDIRDVAPSATLFEGVRVEDTGALTFTGSAGPGTAVELLIHLPVIVAVVNTAHPLDPQPAVTALDIVAWRADEELTTPVNTDPEYLRALFNTETTWAAAQ, encoded by the coding sequence ATGACAACCGCGTCGACCGACGGCGCCCGCTCGCATGCACGTTCCCAAGCGAGCGATGCCAGCATGCGGGTGCCGGTCCTGCCCGACGGAGTGGACGGCACCCGGCTGCGCTGGGCCGAGTCCGTGCCAGCGGAGTCCTACGCCACCCGGGTGCTCGGCCGCGGAACCCGCCTGCGCCTGGCAGATCCCGAGGGCGGCGCCTGCGCGCACCTGATGCTGTTCCGAGCGGACGCCTCCTGGGAGCGGCTCAACGTCGCCGACACCATGAAGGTCCCGTGGCAGGCCTACCTCGGGCTGCGCCATCCGCTGCTGTCCGATCAGGGTCGCGTGTTGGCGACGGTCGTGGCCGACAGCTCAGGCCACCACGACCTGCTGTGCGGGTTGCCGGCCGCCGGCCAACCGAAGATGCTGCTCGCCGCGATCAAGCACGGGATGGACATTCGCGACGTCGCACCGTCGGCGACCCTGTTCGAGGGTGTCCGCGTCGAGGACACCGGCGCGCTGACGTTCACCGGATCGGCCGGCCCCGGCACGGCGGTGGAACTGCTGATCCATCTGCCCGTCATCGTCGCGGTGGTCAACACCGCCCACCCGCTGGACCCGCAACCCGCGGTGACCGCTCTCGACATCGTGGCCTGGCGTGCCGACGAGGAGCTGACCACCCCGGTGAACACCGATCCCGAATACCTGCGAGCTCTGTTCAACACCGAAACCACTTGGGCGGCAGCACAATGA
- a CDS encoding TetR/AcrR family transcriptional regulator encodes MPEWRMRSQGHDGRGRPRLEQARRPGNTAREEILDAAAELFTTIGYAGTSTRRIADAVGIRQASLYHHFATKDDILDALLAGTVDEALRLANELLTGPGPASDRLRALVVADCSQLCASRWNLGALYLLPELRIERFAQFRASREELRRRYRALAAQVIAECDGIAEADDLPFRLVESVINRRSDNEECTPETPAVIADAALRILGC; translated from the coding sequence ATGCCAGAATGGCGTATGCGCAGCCAGGGCCACGACGGGCGCGGCCGGCCCCGGCTCGAACAGGCCCGCCGGCCCGGCAACACCGCCCGCGAGGAGATCCTGGACGCCGCCGCCGAACTGTTCACCACGATCGGATACGCGGGAACGTCGACCCGGCGGATCGCCGACGCGGTCGGTATCCGCCAGGCATCGCTATACCACCATTTCGCGACCAAGGACGACATCCTCGATGCCCTGCTGGCCGGAACGGTCGACGAGGCTCTGCGGCTGGCGAACGAGCTGCTGACCGGTCCCGGCCCGGCCAGCGACCGGCTGCGAGCCCTGGTGGTCGCGGACTGCTCGCAGCTGTGCGCCAGCCGCTGGAATCTGGGTGCGCTCTACCTGCTGCCGGAACTGCGTATCGAGCGGTTCGCGCAATTCCGGGCCAGCCGCGAGGAGTTGCGGCGCCGGTATCGAGCCCTCGCTGCGCAGGTGATCGCCGAGTGCGACGGGATCGCCGAAGCCGACGACCTTCCGTTCCGCCTTGTCGAATCGGTGATCAACCGGCGCTCCGACAACGAGGAGTGCACGCCCGAGACGCCCGCCGTGATCGCCGATGCGGCCCTGCGAATCCTCGGTTGCTAA
- a CDS encoding urea amidolyase associated protein UAAP2, whose translation MILDEIVAARAPWSAILRAGQCLQIIDLHGNQAVDTLFYAVTGDRVDPAGRYSAQATIAAQRNIFLTTGSVLRAADGRPLVTIVADEVGNHDTIAGACSKESNTLRYGHHTVHQHACAENFLAEAAKWGMDKRDIVSNVNFFMNVPVEADGTLGIVDGLSAPGKSLTVRADTDTLVLVSNCPQINNPCNGFDPTPVRMVITDS comes from the coding sequence ATGATTCTCGACGAAATCGTCGCGGCACGCGCGCCGTGGTCGGCCATCTTGCGGGCCGGTCAGTGCCTGCAGATCATCGATCTGCACGGCAACCAGGCGGTGGACACCCTGTTCTACGCCGTCACCGGTGACCGTGTCGACCCGGCCGGCCGGTACAGCGCGCAGGCCACCATTGCCGCGCAGCGCAACATCTTCCTGACCACCGGCTCGGTGCTGCGGGCCGCCGACGGCAGGCCGTTGGTGACGATCGTCGCCGACGAGGTGGGCAACCACGACACCATCGCCGGCGCCTGCTCCAAGGAGTCCAACACCTTGCGGTACGGCCATCACACCGTGCATCAGCACGCCTGCGCCGAGAACTTCCTCGCCGAAGCCGCCAAATGGGGTATGGACAAGCGAGACATCGTCTCCAACGTCAACTTCTTCATGAATGTGCCCGTCGAGGCCGACGGCACATTGGGCATCGTCGACGGCCTGTCGGCGCCGGGCAAGTCGCTGACCGTGCGTGCCGATACCGACACGCTGGTGCTGGTGTCGAACTGCCCGCAGATCAACAACCCCTGCAACGGATTCGACCCCACCCCGGTGCGGATGGTGATCACCGACTCATGA